The Lagopus muta isolate bLagMut1 chromosome 4, bLagMut1 primary, whole genome shotgun sequence genome has a window encoding:
- the RBM46 gene encoding probable RNA-binding protein 46 isoform X1, which produces MTETKGDLHMPSNSGHSSNNSIAIADMNEENSSATSESGKMRGGNQAAALLALLDKTGYTMIQENGQRKFGGPPPGWKGPPPPRGCEVFVGKIPRNIYEDELVPLFERAGKIYELRLMMEFSGENRGFAFVMYTTKEDAQLAIKILNNYEIRPGRFIGVCISLDNCRLFIGAIPREKKKEEILKEMKRITEGVVDVIVCPDATDRTKNRGFAFVEYESHRAAAMARRRLLPGTFQLWGRAVQVDWACPEKEVDAETMRRVKVLYVRNLMISTTEDTIKAEFNKFKPRVVERVKKLRDYAFVHFYNREDAVAAMSVMNGKCIDGASIEVTLAKPVNKESTWKQHLNGHVSPCSENLMEIPSREDSHQKSVEKPASLSLSLNGQHSPSSPELEWYPYPFLPGVKLIPISMYSLKSSYFSSAVMRLDYFCYKNNWLPPEYYLYSTTSQDGKIHLVCKVLLPSIADGSQSCFMSHKLCTTLEDARELAAQMALLHLDSCTPNSA; this is translated from the exons ATGACAGAAACCAAAGGAGATCTTCACATGCCATCAAATAGTGGACATAGTAGTAACAACTCTATTG CTATTGCAGACATGAATGAGGAGAATTCATCTGCAACAAGTGAATCTGGCAAAATGAGAGGTGGTAATCAGGCTGCTGCCTTACTGGCCCTACTAGACAAGACTGGGTACACCATGATTCAAGAAAATGGGCAAAGAAAATTTGGTGGGCCTCCACCAG gttggaaaggtcctccACCACCTCGTGGATGTGAAGTTTTTGTGGGTAAGATCCCTCGTAACATTTATGAAGATGAATTGGTCCCTCTTTTCGAGAGAGCTGGAAAGATCTATGAGCTCAGGCTGATGATGGAATTCAGTGGTGAGAATCGAGGCTTTGCTTTTGTGATGTACACTACTAAAGAGGATGCCCAGCTAGCCATCAAGATTCTTAATAATTATGAAATTCGTCCAGGGAGATTTATTGGTGTCTGCATAAGCTTGGACAACTGCAGACTATTTATCGGAGCAATtccaagagaaaagaagaaagaagaaatactaaaagaaatgaaaagaattacAGAAGGAGTGGTGGATGTCATTGTTTGTCCAGATGCCACAGACAGAACTAAAAATCGTGGATTTGCTTTTGTAGAATACGAGtcccacagagcagctgcaatGGCTAGAAGGAGGCTACTCCCAG GAACGTTCCAGCTCTGGGGTCGTGCAGTTCAAGTCGATTGGGCATGCCCAGAGAAAGAAGTTGATGCAGAAACAATGCGGAGAGTTAAAGTATTGTATGTAAGAAACTTAATGATTTCTACTACGGAGGACACAATTAAAGCTGAATTCAACAAGTTCAAGCCACGAGTAGTTGAACGTGTAAAGAAGTTGAGAGACTATGCTTTTGTGCATTTCTACAACCGAGAGGATGCAGTTGCTGCCATGTCCGTGATGAATGGAAAGTGCATTGATGGAGCTAGCATTGAAGTAACTCTGGCGAAGCCAGTTAACAAAGAAAGTACTTGGAAGCAACATCTTAATGGTCATGTAAGCCCCTGTTCTGAGAATCTCATGGAAATTCCTAGCAGAGAAGACAGTCACCAAAAATCCGTAGAGAAACCTGCAAGTCTTTCTCTCAGCCTTAATGGTCAGCACAGTCCGAGTTCTCCTGAACTTGAATGGTATCCATACCCATTTCTTCCAGGAGTAAAGCTTATTCCAATTAGCATGTATTCTCTAAAATCCAGTTacttcagttctgctgtgaTGCGTCTGGATTACTTTTGCTACAAAAATAACTGGTTACCACCAGAATACTACTTGTACTCAACCACAAGTCAGGATGGGAAAATCCATTTGGTGTGCAAGGTGCTTCTTCCGAGTATTGCAGATGGTTCGCAGAGTTGCTTCATGTCACACAAACTCTGTACCACACTAGAAGATGCCAGGGAATTGGCAGCGCAGATGGCACTTCTACATCTAG acagCTGTACACCTAACTCAGCTTGA
- the RBM46 gene encoding probable RNA-binding protein 46 isoform X2, translating to MNEENSSATSESGKMRGGNQAAALLALLDKTGYTMIQENGQRKFGGPPPGWKGPPPPRGCEVFVGKIPRNIYEDELVPLFERAGKIYELRLMMEFSGENRGFAFVMYTTKEDAQLAIKILNNYEIRPGRFIGVCISLDNCRLFIGAIPREKKKEEILKEMKRITEGVVDVIVCPDATDRTKNRGFAFVEYESHRAAAMARRRLLPGTFQLWGRAVQVDWACPEKEVDAETMRRVKVLYVRNLMISTTEDTIKAEFNKFKPRVVERVKKLRDYAFVHFYNREDAVAAMSVMNGKCIDGASIEVTLAKPVNKESTWKQHLNGHVSPCSENLMEIPSREDSHQKSVEKPASLSLSLNGQHSPSSPELEWYPYPFLPGVKLIPISMYSLKSSYFSSAVMRLDYFCYKNNWLPPEYYLYSTTSQDGKIHLVCKVLLPSIADGSQSCFMSHKLCTTLEDARELAAQMALLHLDSCTPNSA from the exons ATGAATGAGGAGAATTCATCTGCAACAAGTGAATCTGGCAAAATGAGAGGTGGTAATCAGGCTGCTGCCTTACTGGCCCTACTAGACAAGACTGGGTACACCATGATTCAAGAAAATGGGCAAAGAAAATTTGGTGGGCCTCCACCAG gttggaaaggtcctccACCACCTCGTGGATGTGAAGTTTTTGTGGGTAAGATCCCTCGTAACATTTATGAAGATGAATTGGTCCCTCTTTTCGAGAGAGCTGGAAAGATCTATGAGCTCAGGCTGATGATGGAATTCAGTGGTGAGAATCGAGGCTTTGCTTTTGTGATGTACACTACTAAAGAGGATGCCCAGCTAGCCATCAAGATTCTTAATAATTATGAAATTCGTCCAGGGAGATTTATTGGTGTCTGCATAAGCTTGGACAACTGCAGACTATTTATCGGAGCAATtccaagagaaaagaagaaagaagaaatactaaaagaaatgaaaagaattacAGAAGGAGTGGTGGATGTCATTGTTTGTCCAGATGCCACAGACAGAACTAAAAATCGTGGATTTGCTTTTGTAGAATACGAGtcccacagagcagctgcaatGGCTAGAAGGAGGCTACTCCCAG GAACGTTCCAGCTCTGGGGTCGTGCAGTTCAAGTCGATTGGGCATGCCCAGAGAAAGAAGTTGATGCAGAAACAATGCGGAGAGTTAAAGTATTGTATGTAAGAAACTTAATGATTTCTACTACGGAGGACACAATTAAAGCTGAATTCAACAAGTTCAAGCCACGAGTAGTTGAACGTGTAAAGAAGTTGAGAGACTATGCTTTTGTGCATTTCTACAACCGAGAGGATGCAGTTGCTGCCATGTCCGTGATGAATGGAAAGTGCATTGATGGAGCTAGCATTGAAGTAACTCTGGCGAAGCCAGTTAACAAAGAAAGTACTTGGAAGCAACATCTTAATGGTCATGTAAGCCCCTGTTCTGAGAATCTCATGGAAATTCCTAGCAGAGAAGACAGTCACCAAAAATCCGTAGAGAAACCTGCAAGTCTTTCTCTCAGCCTTAATGGTCAGCACAGTCCGAGTTCTCCTGAACTTGAATGGTATCCATACCCATTTCTTCCAGGAGTAAAGCTTATTCCAATTAGCATGTATTCTCTAAAATCCAGTTacttcagttctgctgtgaTGCGTCTGGATTACTTTTGCTACAAAAATAACTGGTTACCACCAGAATACTACTTGTACTCAACCACAAGTCAGGATGGGAAAATCCATTTGGTGTGCAAGGTGCTTCTTCCGAGTATTGCAGATGGTTCGCAGAGTTGCTTCATGTCACACAAACTCTGTACCACACTAGAAGATGCCAGGGAATTGGCAGCGCAGATGGCACTTCTACATCTAG acagCTGTACACCTAACTCAGCTTGA